One Cucurbita pepo subsp. pepo cultivar mu-cu-16 chromosome LG20, ASM280686v2, whole genome shotgun sequence genomic window carries:
- the LOC111782710 gene encoding protein NUCLEAR FUSION DEFECTIVE 4-like: MPSSVFQWLSLLGIIWLQSINGTNFNFPSYSSQLKHHLSISQFQLNNLAFASDAGKLFACVSGLAANYLPLWSLLIIGSCLGLVGYGVQYLFITNQFHSPSYCLIFFLTVLAGNSICWINTVCYIVAIRNFPSNRQVAVGISTSYQGLSAKIYTDIVGLIFTKRSDKTAETFLLSNSVFPLGVCVLVCPMARIVELVEEKGNLGVGFFVIFVITIATGVFAVVTSVGSISRMLSPLSGLVGILVFLLLPVVVPVVESVKKSVREGKERRVYHSTMEEDTRIRPENEAKLNRDGGDDAMEEIGAREMVTRVNFWLYVGVYFFGATLGLAFLNNLGQIAESRGSESVSSLVSLSSSFGFFGRLMPSLLDHFLSRRKMMKSKPGWMVGLMGAMCGGFFFLLSGPTDLILCVSTAVIAVCTGAITSISVSTTSELFGANNFSINHNVVVANIPFGSFLFGYMAAYLYRKQATGGAGKCIGVECYRTTFMIWGCLCSFGTLLALLLFARTRSFYSTTKSQMAHGST, encoded by the exons ATGCCTTCCTCTGTCTTCCAatggctcagcctcctcggaATCATATGGCTTCAGTCCATCAACGGCACCAATTTCAACTTCCCCTCTTACTCTTCCCAACTCAAGCACCACCTTTCCATCTCCCAATTCCAACTCAACAACCTCGCATTCGCCTCCGACGCCGGCAAGCTCTTCGCCTGCGTCTCTGGCCTCGCTGCTAACTATTTACCCCTTTGGTCCCTTCTCATCATCGGCTCTTGTCTCGGCCTTGTCGGCTACGGCGTCCAGTACCTCTTCATCACCAACCAATTCCACTCCCCTTCTTATTgcctcatcttcttcctcactGTCCTCGCCGGAAACAGCATCTGCTGGATCAACACCGTCTGTTACATCGTCGCCATTAGAAATTTTCCCTCAAATCGCCAAGTGGCGGTGGGGATATCAACCAGTTACCAAGGATTAAGCGCCAAGATCTATACGGATATTGTCGGGTTAATATTCACGAAACGCTCTGACAAAACAGCCGAGACATTTCTTCTGTCCAACTCTGTTTTTCCGTTGGGTGTTTGTGTTTTGGTGTGTCCAATGGCTAGAATTGTCGAATTGGTGGAAGAGAAAGGAAATTTGGGAGTTGggttttttgtaatttttgtgaTAACCATAGCCACTGGCGTTTTTGCGGTGGTTACAAGCGTTGGGTCGATTTCCAGAATGTTGTCGCCATTGAGTGGGCTGGTCGGGATTTTGGTGTTCCTGCTGCTTCCGGTGGTGGTTCCGGTGGTAGAGAGTGTGAAGAAGTCAGTAAGGGAAGGAAAAGAGAGAAGGGTTTATCACTCTACAATGGAAGAAGATACGAGAATCCGACCGGAAAATGAGGCGAAATTGAACAGAGACGGCGGCGATGACGCAATGGAGGAGATCGGAGCGAGGGAAATGGTGACAAGAGTGAACTTTTGGTTGTATGTTGGTGTTTACTTTTTTGGTGCAACTTTGGGATTGGCGTTTTTAAACAATTTGGGGCAAATAGCGGAGTCGCGGGGAAGCGAGAGTGTGTCGTCGTTGGTGTCGCTGTCGTCTTCGTTCGGGTTCTTTGGGCGCCTAATGCCGTCGCTTCTTGACCATTTTTTGTCGAG gaggaagatgatgaaatcGAAGCCGGGTTGGATGGTGGGATTGATGGGGGCAATGTGCGGGgggttcttcttccttctttcagGGCCGACGGATCTGATTCTGTGCGTGAGCACCGCCGTAATTGCAGTGTGTACGGGCGCAATTACTTCGATTTCCGTGTCCACAACCAGCGAGCTATTTGGGGccaataatttttcaataaaccACAACGTGGTGGTTGCGAATATACCTTTTGGGTCGTTTCTTTTTGGGTACATGGCGGCTTATCTTTACCGGAAGCAAGCGACGGGTGGCGCCGGGAAATGCATCGGAGTTGAGTGCTACAGAACCACTTTTATGATA